The Nocardioides marmorisolisilvae genomic interval CGCCTCGACGTCGCGGTCGCCCTCAAGGCACTTGAGGTGACCGGGCCGCGCGGCTGACGGCGCGCAGACAACCCTTGCCAGCCCTCCTCGGCATCCTTAGGCACCTCTCGCCGTCGTACCGCTGTGAGCGGCGTCACTATCTTGAGGCCACCTCGGGCACATGGACGCGTGTGACCAGACGCAGGGAGGACCCGCAATGTCAGGGATGTTCAAGTGGGATGTTGTCTACGGAGGCAAGACGCCACCGCCGGGCAAGGCGGTCGGTCCGCATGAGCGGTTGAGCTGGGGCCGCACGATCGGCCTCGGCGCCCAGCACGTGGTCGCGATGTTCGGCGCGACCTTCGTCTTCCCGATCGTGATGGGCCTGGATCCCAACCTGGCCATCCTCTTCTCGGGCATCTGCACGATCCTGTTCCTTCTGGTCGTCAAGGGCCACGTGCCCAGCTACCTGGGCACCAGCGGCTCCTTCGTCGCCGGCGTCACGGCCATCCGGCTCCAAGGCGGTGACTCCGCCGATGTCACCGGCGCGATCCTCGTGTCGGGCCTGGTGCTCGCGCTGGTCGGTGTCCTGGTGCACTTCGCGGGCGCCAACGTGCTGAAGAAGGTCCTGCCGCCGGCCGTGACCGGTGCGGTGGTGATGCTCATCGGCTTCAACCTGGCGCCCGTCGTCGCCAACGTGTACTGGCCCCAGGACCAGTGGATCGCGCTGATGGTGGCCGCGTTCGTCGTCTTCGCGACGGTCCGCTTCCCCGGCTTCTGGGCACGGATCTCGGTCTTCCTGGGCCTGGTGTTCGGCTACCTGATCTCCTGGTTCTCCGATGAGGTGTTCGGCAAGATCACCTCGTTCAGCGCCGCGGCGAACAAGGTCACCACCCACGACCGGATCGACCTCTCCGGGCTGTCCCAGGCCAAGTGGATCGGCCTGCCGTCAATGCATCTCAGGGACGGAGTCCCGGCGGTGCACGGACCCAGCATCTCGCTGACCTTCGTCCTGCTGATCCTGCCGGCGGTGATCGCGCTGATCGCCGAGAACACCGGCCACGTCCGCGCGGTCGCCGAGATGACCGGCGAGGACCTCGACCCCTACATGGGCCGCGCGCTGGCGGCAGACGGCATCGCCACCGCCCTGGCCAGCACCTTCGGCGCATCGCCCACCACGACGTACGCCGAGAACATCGGAGTGATGTCGGCGACCCGGATCTACTCCACGGCGGCCTATTACGTGGCCGCCTTCGTGGCGATCATCCTGGGGCTGTGCCCGAAGTTCGGCGTGGTCGTGAACGCGATCCCGGGCGGCGTGCTCGGCGGCATCACGGTCGTGCTCTACGGCATGATCGGCCTGATCGGCGCCAAGATCTGGGTCGACAACGGGGTCAGCTTCGCCGACCCGTTGAACATGGCGCCGCTTGCCGCCGGACTGATCGCGGGCATCGGCAACGTCTCGCTGAAGATCACCCACAGCTTCGAGCTCGGAGGCATCGCCCTGGGCACGATCGTGGTGATCGCGTTCTACCACCTCGTCAACGTCAGACGCACCGGCGGCCCGTCGCCCGCACTGGCATCGTTCGGCGACATCCCTCCCACCCACGAGGGTCGGCGGTCCGGCGACGACGATCCGGCTCCGGCCTCGGTGTAGGAGTGCGCCCGGATCCAGGCTGCCCAGCGGTTCGTGCGGGGCGGCCGGGATGACCAGGCACCTGGACAGGCCACGTAGAAAGGCATCGTGAAACCAGCACCCTTCCGCTACTGCAGGCCTGCCGACCTGGGCGCGGCGCTGCAGGCGTTGGCGGACGACCCGGAGGCCAAGGTGCTGGCGGGCGGCCAGAGCCTGGTGCCGCTGCTCTCCATGCGGCTCGCCGCACCGTCGATGCTGGTGGACATCAATGGGCTGCCCGACCTCGACCAGGTGCGGGTGGGCACGGACGGCGTGCGGGTCGGGGCCCTGTCTCGGCACAGCCAGGTGCTGGCCTGCGTGCAGGCGGCCCAGGTGCAGCCGCTGCTGTGCCTGGCCGTGGCCAAGGTCGCGCATCCGACGATCCGCAACCGCGGCACCACGGTGGGCTCGCTGGTCCACGCCGACCCCGCGGCCGAGCTCCCCGCCGTGCTCCTGGTCCTCGGCGGCACGCTGACGGTCGCCTCCACGTCGGGGCGGCGGACGATCGCGGCAGGCGACCTGTTCGCCGGACCGATGGAGTCGACCCTGGCGCACGACGAGATCGCGGTCGAGGCGTTCTTCCCCGCACTGCCCGCCGGAGGCGGGGTCGCCTTCGATGAGGTCGCCCGACGCAACGGTGACTACGCGTTGTGCGGGATTGCGGTCACGATGCGGCTCGACGGTGACCGGGTGGTCGACGCCCGGGCCGGGTACCTCTCGGTCGCGGAGGTGCCCACCGCCGTGGACCTGACCGTCGCGCTCGGCGGCACGGTCGACTCGGACGCGCTCGGGCGAGCGGGGGAGGCCGCTCTGGCTGTGCTCGACCCACAAGACGACATCCATGCGACGGCCGCCTACCGGGCCCAGCTCGTCCGGGTGCTGACCAGCCGGGCGGTGCGCGCGGCGTACGACGACGCCAGGGCACGAGGGAGGGTGGACCCGTGAGCGAGGAACTGCACGCAGTCCGGCTGCGGGTCAACGGCACGTCGTACGACGTCCGGGTGCCCGCGCGGCGGCTGCTCTCGGACGCGCTGCGTCACGACCTCGGTCTGACCGGCACCCACGTCGGCTGCGAGCACGGGGTCTGTGGGGCCTGCACCGTGCTGCTGGACGGGACGCCGGTGCGCAGCTGCCTGATGTTCGCGGTCTCGGCGATCGATGCCGAGATCACCACCGTTGAGGGACTGACCAACGACGACGGCAGTCTCGGCCCGGTGCAGCAGGCCTTCAAGGAGTGCCACGGGCTGCAGTGCGGGTTCTGCACGCCCGGCTTCCTGACCACGGTCACGGCCGGCCTCGCGGCCAACCCCGACCCGAGCCGGGAGGAGGCCCGCGAGATCGTGGCGGGCAATCTCTGCCGCTGCACCGGCTACCAGAACATCGTGGCCGCCGTGCAGCGCGCGGCCGCCCTTCGACAGGCTCAGGGACCGGCCGAGGGGGTCGCGCCGTGACCACCAAGCTGTTCGGCGCCAAGGTCCAGCGCGTCGAGGACGACCGGCTGCTGCGGGGTGCCGGCCGCTACGTCGACGACCTCGCGGTCGGGCCGCAGGCCGGCACGCTGCACGCGGCGGTGCTGCGCAGCCCGCACGCGCACGCGCGGATCCGCGACATCGACGTCGAGGCGGTGCTCGACCTCGACGGCGTGCATGCGGTCTGGACCTACGACGACCTCGTCGAGATGGCGGCGCAGACCTCCGCACCGCTCGCCGAGCCGCTGCCGCTGCTGATCCCGCACCCTGCGCTCACCCACGGCCGCACCCAGTACGCCCTGGCCCGAGACGAGGTCAACCACGTCGGCGAGGCGATCGCCTTCGTGGTCGCCGACGACCGCTACCTCGCGGAGGATGCACTCTCGCTGATCCGGGTCGACTACGAGTTCCTGCCACCGGTGGTCGGCATCGAGGCGTCGCGTGCCGCTGAGCACCTGGTCCACGACGACGTACCCGGGAACATCGGGGCGCGACTCGAGCAGGGCACCGGCGACGCGGCCGGAGCGATCGCGGCCGCGCCGCACCGGCTCGAGCTCGACCTGACCGTCGAGCGCAGCGCCAGCATGCCGCTCGAGGGGCGCGGTGTGGTCGCCCGCTGGGATCCCGACCAGGGGCGACTCCAGGTGTGGAGCTCCACCCAGACCTCGACCGGCGTGCGGGCCGCGGTGGCGGCCAAGCTCGGGCTCGACCTGGGCAGCGTGGACGTCATCACTCCCGACGTCGGCGGCGGCTTCGGGGTGAAGATCAACCATCCCTGGCCCGAGGAGGTGCTGGTCCCGCTGGCCGCCCGCGTGCTGGGGCGCCCGGTGAAGTTCGTCGAGGACCGGCGCGAGCACTTCGTCTCGGCCGCCCACGAGCGGGCGCAGGTGCACCACGTCGAGGTCGGATTCGACGACGACGGCCGGTTGCTCGGCCTGGACGTCACCTTCTGGCACGACCATGGCGCCTACACGCCGTACGGGCTGATCGTGCCGATCATCACCTCGACCCAGCTGCTCGGTCCCTACAAGCCGCAGAACTACCACGTGGTCTTCGAGTCGCTCTACACCAACACCGTGATGGTGACGCCGTACCGCGGCGCGGGTCGTCCGCAGGGCTGCTTCGTGATGGAGCGGACCATGGACGCGATCGCGACGTACCTGGGCAAGGATCGCGCCGACGTCAGGGCCGCCAACTTCATCCAGCCCGACGAGTTCCCCTACGACCAGGGGCTGATCTTCCAGGACGGCCGCGAGCTGGAGTACGACTCCGGCGACTACCCGGCGTCGTTGGCCAAGATCAAGGCCCTGGTCGGCTGGGACGAGTTCGAGGCCTTCCGCGCCGACATGGCGGCACAAGGTCGACGGGTCGGGATCGGCCTGGCCTGCTACGTCGAGGGAACCGGCGTCGGTCCCTACGAGGGCGCGCACATCCATGTCGAGACCTCCGGCAAGGTCAAGGTCGCCACCGGGCTGACCACGCAGGGGCAGGGGCACCAGACCGCGTTCGCCCAGATCGTCGCCGACGCGCTCGGCGTGCCGTTGGAGGACGTCGAGGTCACCACCGGGGACACCCGTCGGATGCCGTACGCCGTGGGCACCTTCGCCTCCCGCGCTGCGGTGATGAGCGGCTCGGCGGTGCACCTTGCTGCCGGGAAGGTCCGGGAGAAGGCGCTGCGGATCGCCGCGGATGCCCTCGAGGCGTCGGTCGATGACCTCGAGATCGTCGACGGAGTGATCGGCGTCAAGGGCTCGCCGGGCGCCACCATCGACCTGGGCACGATCGCGGTGCTGTCCAACCCGCTGCGCTATGCCTTCGACGAGAAGTCCGCGCTGGCCACCCAGTTCACCGTCGGCGACCCGGGCAAGCCCCCGGTGGCCGAGGACGACGAGCCGGGGCTGGAGGGCCGGGACTTCTACTCGCCCGAGCGGTCGACGTTCGCGTCCGGCATGCACTCCGTCGTGGTCGAGACCGATCCGGACACCGCCGAGATCCGGATCCTGCGGTACGCCGTCGTGCACGACTGCGGCCATCTGATCAACCCGATGATCGTCGAGGGCCAGATCCACGGCGGCGTGGCGCAGGGCGTGGGCGGAGCGCTCTACGAGCGGATGGTCTACGACGACGCCGGGCAGCTGCTCAACGCCTCGTTCATGGACTTCCTGATGCCCTACGTGACCGAGGTGCCCGAGTCGATCGAGATCGACCATCTCGAGACGCCCTCGCCCTTGAACCCGTTGGGCATCAAGGGCGCCGGCGAGGCCGGCGTGATCCCGTCCGCGGCGGTCTTCGCGTCCGCGATCGAGGACGCCGAGCGCGGCGGCGGTGGTGGCCTGACCATCACCTCGATGCCGATCTCACCGTCGGAGCTCTTCGCCCTTCGACAAGCTCAGGGACCGGTCGGCGAGGGGACGGTCGTCGAGGGGCCGATCGGCGAGGGGACGGTCGTCGAGGGGCCGATCGGTGAGGGCGTTGAGGGGCCGATCGCCGAGGGGCCGATCGCCGGGGGACCGATCGTCGAGACAGCAGGGAAGGACAGGCCATGAAGATCGGCGGAGAGGCGACCTTGGTCGCACCGGTGGAGCGGGTCTGGGAGGCGATCTTGGACCCGCGGGTCCTGGTCGCCACCATTCCGGGCTGCGAGCGGCTGGAGCAGACCGGGGAGAACACCTATGACATGACCGTGACGGCCGGGGTCGCCGCGATCCGGGGCACCTACTCGGGGACGTGCGCGCTGAGCGACCTCGCCGAGCGGGAGTCGCTGGTGCTGTCGGTGCAGGGCGCGGGTGCGCCCGGCACGATCGGGGCGAAGGTCGATGTCCGCTTCGAGGACAACCGCGACGGCACCACCACGCTGCTCTACGACGCCGACGCGGTCGTCGGCGGCATGGTCGGTGGCGTCGGCCAGCGGATGCTGACGTCGGTGAGCAGGCGGATGGCGACCGAGTTCTTCAGCAATATCGAGCGGGCGATCAACGGGGTGCCGGCGCACGAGGAGCCGGTCGAGGGCCTAGCCGCGACGGCGCCTGAGGTGTTCACCGCATCACCCAGGGCGGGGGCCGGCCTCGATCAGGACAGCTTCCTCAAGGGAGTCGCGCTCGGCGCCGGCCTGGTGCTGCTCGGGGTCGCCGCCGGCTCGTTGTTCGGCCGGCGGAAGTAGCCGTGCCGGATCTCTCCGTCGACTCGACGGCCCGCGCGATGGTGGCGGCACTGCGGGCTCGTCGGATCTCCGCGCGCGAGCTGCTCGACCTGCACCTGGCGAGGATCGTCGCACGCAACCCGCAGCTCAACGCGCTCGTCTCGCTCGACGAGGACCGTGCCCGGGCCGCGGCGACCGCGGCCGACAAGGCGCTGGTCGCCGGCGGGGAGGTCGGTCCGCTCCACGGTCTGCCGTTCGCCTTCAAGGACACCCACGACGTCGCCGGCTGGCGGACGACGTACGGCTCGCCGATCTTCGCCGACCACGTGCCCGATGCTGACGAGCTCGTCGTGGAGCGGGTACGTCGCGCCGGCGTGGTGGTCGTCGGCCGCAGTAACGTGCCTGAGTTCGCGGCCGGGTCGCACACCTTCAACCGGGTGTTCGGCACCACGCTGAACCCGGTCGACCCGACCCGGTCGGCCGGCGGCTCCAGCGGCGGCGCGGCCTGTGCGCTGGCGGCCGGGATGGTGCCGCTCGCGGACGGCTCCGACATGGGCGGATCGCTGCGCAACCCGGCATCCTTCTGCGGGGTCGTCGGTTTCCGGCCGTCGCTCGGCCGGGTGCCGTCGTGGCCGACCGGCAACCACTGGGAGACCACTGCGGTGAGCGGTCCGCTGGCCCGCAACGTCGGCGACGTCGCGCTGCTGCTGTCGGTGATGGCCGGGCCGGACCCGCGCACCCCGCACGCGCTCGCCGATCCCGGCTCGGCGTTCGCCCCGCCGCTCGTCGGCAGCCTCGCCGGGCTGCGGGTCGCGCTCGCCCCCACCCTGGACGGACAGCTGGTCGTCGACGACCGGGTCGCTGCCGTGGTCGAGGCGAGTGGGGCCGTGTTCGCCGCTGCGGGCGCCCGGGTCACCGGCGCCGCACCCGACCTGGCGCTCGCCGAGGACACGTTCCGCACCTTGCGGGCGTGGCTCTTCCAGGCCAGCTTCGGCGCGCTGCTCGCCGAGCGGCCCGACGACTTCAAGCAGTCGCTCGCCGACAACATCCGGGCCGGGGAGTCGCTCACCGGCGCGGACGTCGCCCGCGCCTACGCACAGCGCACCGCGCTCGCCGACACGATGCGGGTGTTCTTCGCCTCGCATGACCTGCTGGTGCTGCCCACGTCGCAAGTGCCGCCGTTCCCGGCCGACCAGGAGTATCCGGCCGAGATCAACGGGCAGCCGATGGAGACGTACCTGGACTGGATGCGATCGGCGTACTTCATCACGGTCACGGGCTGCCCGGCGATCTCCGTGCCGGCCGGGACCACGCCCGAGGGCCTGCCGGTCGGGATCCAGGTCGTCGCGCCGCACGGCGCCGACCGGTTCCTGCTCGAGGTCGCGGCTGCCTTCGAGTCGGCGCGCTGACCTCCGGAGTCAAGACTTGCCGTGGAGAGCGGGTGGTGTCGGCAACTTGTGCCGTCGTCCGGTCCGACCGCGGCCGGTTGAATCGGGGCCATGGCGGGCCAGCGGCGGATCCGGATCGGCATCGACACCGGCGGCACCTTCACCGACGTGGTCGCGCTCGACGAGGACACCGGCGCGCTGGTCACCACCAAGACGCCGTCGACACCGGCAGACCCGGCGGACGGCTTCATGGCCGGGGTCGAGAAGGTGCTCGCGCTCCTCGCAGTGGATGGCGGCGGCGCCACGGCCGCCGACCTGGTCGCCGTCAGCCACGGCACCACCGTCGCCACCAACCAGCTGCTCGAGGGGAAGGTGGGCCGGCTCGGCTTCATCACCAACACCGGCTACGAGGCGATGCTCGAGATCGCGCGCCAGTCGGTGCCGGACGGCTACGGCAACTCCTACTTCTGGGTGAAGCCGGACCGGATCGTCCCGCGCGACCTGGTCCGCGGCGTCGACGGCCGCCTCGACTTCACCGGCGCAGAGCTTCGACCGTTCGACGAGGACGGAGCCCGCACCGTCGCGCGCTGGTTCCGGGACCGCGGGATCGACACGCTCGGTGTCTGTTTCCTGCACGCCTACGCGAACCCCGCGCACGAGCTGGCGATGCGGGCCGTGCTGGCCGAGGAGCACCCGGACGCGGTGGTCAGCCTGAGCAGCGAGGTGCTGCGGGAGTATCGCGAGTACGAGCGCGCGATGACCACCCTGGTCGACGCCGCCGTCAAGCCTCGGCTGTCGCGGTACGTCGCCGGCATCCGCGAGCGGCTCGACCACCTCACCGGCGAGGCCGGTCCGGTGCCCTTCCACGTGATGAAGTCCAACGGCGGGGTGCTCTCCGCGGAGGAGGTCGTGCACCAGCCGATCACCACGGTGCTCTCCGGCCCCGCTGCCGGGGCCCTGGGCGCCGCCCTGATCGCCCGGGTGGCCGGGTTCGACCGGGTGCTCACCAGCGACGGCGGTGGCACCTCGACCGACGTGTCCGTGGTGATCGACGGCCAGCCCACGCTCACCACCGAGGGCAGCGTGGGCGCCTACCCCAGCAAGATCCCGATGATCGACGTGGTCACGGTCGGGGCCGGCGGTGGCTCGATCGCATGGCTCTCGCCCGAGGGCAGCCTCAAGGTCGGCCCGCAGTCGGCCGGTGCCGAGCCGGGACCGATCTGTTACCGGCACGGGGGCACCGAGGTCACCGTCACCGACGCCCACGTCGTGCTGGGCCGGATCCCACCCCATCTCCTCGGCGGTGAGATCCCGCTGGACGTGCCCGCCGCCCGCCAGGGCGTGGAGGCTCTGGCGGAGCGGCTCGGGCTCTCCGCGGAGGCCTGTGCCACCGGCGTGCTGGAGATCTCTGCCTGGAACCAGGCGAACGCATTGCGACAGGTGACGGTCAAGCGTGGCCTCGACGTACGCGACTTCACGCTGACTACATTCGGCGGCTCGGGTTCGCTGCTGCTCTGCCGGCTGATGGACGTCCTCGGGGTGCCGCGGGTGCTGGTGCCGCCGAACCCGGGCAACGTCTCCGCGTTCGGGCTGCTGACGGTGGATGTCCGCAGCGACTACGTGCAGACCCACGTGCGGCTGGCGAGCGTGCTCGATCCGGTCGAGGTCGCCGAGATCCTCGGCGCGCTCACCGAGCGAGCCGCCGCAGCGCTGGTCGCGGAGGGGTTCGCCGCCGACCAGCACGAGTTCGCGAGGACGGCCGACCTGCGCTACTTCGGTCAGGCCTTCGAGGTGCGGGTGCCGATCCCCGACGGGCCGGTGGACGACGGGTTGCTGGGCGAGGTCGGCAAGCGATTCCATGCCGAGCACCGGGCACTCTACGGCTACGACTTCGCCGGCGACCCGAGCCAGCAGGTGGAGTGGGTCAACCTGCGCGTGTCGGGGATCGGCCCGATCCAGCGCCCGGAGATCCGCGCTGCTCCTCGCCAGGTGGCCGCGGGGGCCGTGCCGAGCACCGGCTCGCGGCCGGTCTGCTTCGACGCCGCTGCCGGGTACGTCGACACGCCTGTGCACTGGCGAGCCGCCCTCGGTCCCGGCACGGTCGTGTCCGGGCCTGCGGTGATCGAGGAGTTCGGCTCGACGGTGCCCATCCATCCCGGATTCACCGCCCGGGTCGACGACTGGCTGAACCTGGTCGTGACGAGGAGCGAGCAATGAGCGAGCGCGCACCCACCCAGTTCCCCTTCGGGACGCTGACCGACGACGCCGGCGCGAGCGCCGACCCGGTGCTCGTCGAGATCGTCCAGGGGTCGCTCGCCAGTGTCGAGCTCGAGGTCGAGACCGCCATCGCCCGCACCAGTCGGAGCCCGATGATCCGCGACGCCCACGACTTCCGCGCCGGGATCCACGACCGGTTGCTGCGCAAGCTCACCGGGCGTTCCTACTCCGCGCTGGTGCACCCGGTCGCACGAGACTTCCCGATCGACCAGATGCGCCCCGGCGATGTGTTCTTCCATAACGACGTCTACCGGTCCGAGGGCGGGATCGGACACCTGCCCGACCTGTGCGTGACCGTCCCCGTCTTCTCGGACGCCACGGTGGTGGCCTTCGTGCAGGCCTTCGGACACCACGATGACATCGGCGGCGCCGTACCCGGCTCGATGCCGTCGGCCGCCACCAGCGTCTTCGAGGAGGGCCTGATGGTCCCGCCGATCAAGCTGTGGGACGCCGGCGTGCCGAACCGCAGCGCGCTCGCGATCATGACCCGCAACAGCCGGATGCCGGAGTCGCTGGCCGCGGACCTCGACGCCGAGTGCTCGGCCTGTCTGATGGGTGCCGGGCGGCTGGGTGAGCTCTTCGACCGGTACGGCGTCGCGGCGGTGGAGTCCTGCTTCGACGCGATCATCGATCGCACCACACAGACCTACCGGCGCGAGATCCTCGGGCGGATCCCGGTGGGCAGCTGGGTGTGGGAGGACTACGCCGAGCATGACGGCGTCGACGAGCCGATGCTGCACACGCAGCGGATCACCCTGACCCGGACCGCCGCCGACGACCCCGAGGGCGAGCGGCTGGTGATCGACTTCGACGGCACCGGGCCGCAGGCCAAGGGACCGATCAACCACTGTGGCGACTACTCCGACGGCGTCTTCTTGAAGAAGTGGCTGGCCCCGATCCTGCGCAACCTGGCCGAGACCCCGGAGCGGATGGCCGAGCTCGACGTCAACGAGGGCGTGGTACCCCTGATCGAGATGCGCTTCCCGCCTCCGGGCACGTTGCTCACTCCGGTCTTCCCGGCCCCCACCAACGCGCGCACGTTCGTGATCCTGCGGCTGCTGGGCGTGCTCTCCGGCGTGCTCGCCAAGGCGGTCGACGGTCGGATGCCAGCGGACCAGGAGACCATCCGCTACACCGGGGTGTACGGCGAGGACCTCGACGGCCGGCCCTACCTGATGCGCGAGGTGCTCGGCGGCGGCTCGGGCGGACGGCACTACGCCGACGGCGAGGACACCATCCATGTCGTTCCCGACTCGCGCAACCTGCCCACCGAGTTCACCGAGGCACGGTTCCCGTTCGTCGTGGAGAGCCTGTCGCTTGCCCTCGACTCCGGCGGCCCGGGGCAGTTCCGCGGCGGGCTGGGCTACGAGAAGCAGATCCGGATGTTGAAGGACGCCCACTTCATGTCGATCGCGGATCGGTCGATCTTGTCCTGCTGGGGGGTCCGAGGTGGCCGCGCGGGTCGGCCGTTCCAGGTGACGGTCGACCCGGGTGGCCCCGCGGAGCGCGAGGTCGACGCGCTGGCCGACGCCGAGCCGGTCCGGGCGGGCGAGGTGATCCGGATCCGCACGACCGGCGGGGGAGGGTGGGGCGATGCGCTCGCGCGCGATCCCGCCCTCGTCGTTCGCGACGTGGTGTGGCGCAAGGTCTCTGCTGAGTCGGCGCTCACGGACTACGGCGTGGTGCTGACCGGGTCGGTGGCGGACGACACTCTGGCGTACGACGAGGCCGCTACCGCCACCGAGCGATCCCGTCGGCCTGGTCCCGCGGACGCGTTCTTCGACCGTGGGCCCGGATATGCACGGCTCTCGGGCGGGGCCTCGGCGGCCGCGGTGGACTTCGTCTGAGCTCTCCGCGGGCCGTCTGCCCGGTGAACGGCGGTTGGCAGAAATTGCCGTGGTCGGTCACCGGGGTTGGTGGCTGTTGCTCATGCCTGCGCGGGGCTGGGCACCTAGATTCGAGGGCATGCGCATCGTCATCGCTCTGGGTGGGAACGCGATGACCTCGAAGGACGGCCGGGCGCGGGTCGAGGACCAGCAGGTTGCGATCGCCGAGGCCTGCGAGCACGTCGCGGACCTGGTCGCGGCCGGCCACGACGTACTCCTCACCCACGGCAACGGACCGCAGGTCGGCAACCTGCTGCTGAAGAACGAGCTTGCCGCCGCCGAGGTGCCGCCGGTCCCACTCGACTGGTGCGATGCATCGACGCAGGCGACGATCGGGGTGACCGTGATGGACGCGCTCGACGCCGCACTCGCCGTGCGCGGCGTCGACAAGCGCACGGCGACGCTGGTCTCGCGCACGTTGGTCGACGTCGACGACCCAGGCTTCGACAACCCGACCAAGCCGATCGGACGGCACCTGTCCCGCGAGGACGCTCAGGTCCTCATCGACCACGGGCAGCGCTTCGTCGAGGTCGAGGGCAAGGGGTGGCGCCGCGTGGTCGCCTCACCCGAGCCACGGGAGTGCCTGGACGCACCGGCCGCCGACCGGCTGCTGGGCGACGGCTTCGTGGTGGTCTGCTCCGGCGGCGGCGGGATCCCGACGGTACGCCGGGCCGACGGCACCCTGGCCGGCGTCGAGGCGGTCATCGACAAGGACCTCACCGCAGCCCTGATCGCAGCACACGTCACCGCCGACGTGCTG includes:
- a CDS encoding hydantoinase/oxoprolinase family protein, with amino-acid sequence MAGQRRIRIGIDTGGTFTDVVALDEDTGALVTTKTPSTPADPADGFMAGVEKVLALLAVDGGGATAADLVAVSHGTTVATNQLLEGKVGRLGFITNTGYEAMLEIARQSVPDGYGNSYFWVKPDRIVPRDLVRGVDGRLDFTGAELRPFDEDGARTVARWFRDRGIDTLGVCFLHAYANPAHELAMRAVLAEEHPDAVVSLSSEVLREYREYERAMTTLVDAAVKPRLSRYVAGIRERLDHLTGEAGPVPFHVMKSNGGVLSAEEVVHQPITTVLSGPAAGALGAALIARVAGFDRVLTSDGGGTSTDVSVVIDGQPTLTTEGSVGAYPSKIPMIDVVTVGAGGGSIAWLSPEGSLKVGPQSAGAEPGPICYRHGGTEVTVTDAHVVLGRIPPHLLGGEIPLDVPAARQGVEALAERLGLSAEACATGVLEISAWNQANALRQVTVKRGLDVRDFTLTTFGGSGSLLLCRLMDVLGVPRVLVPPNPGNVSAFGLLTVDVRSDYVQTHVRLASVLDPVEVAEILGALTERAAAALVAEGFAADQHEFARTADLRYFGQAFEVRVPIPDGPVDDGLLGEVGKRFHAEHRALYGYDFAGDPSQQVEWVNLRVSGIGPIQRPEIRAAPRQVAAGAVPSTGSRPVCFDAAAGYVDTPVHWRAALGPGTVVSGPAVIEEFGSTVPIHPGFTARVDDWLNLVVTRSEQ
- a CDS encoding hydantoinase B/oxoprolinase family protein, translated to MSERAPTQFPFGTLTDDAGASADPVLVEIVQGSLASVELEVETAIARTSRSPMIRDAHDFRAGIHDRLLRKLTGRSYSALVHPVARDFPIDQMRPGDVFFHNDVYRSEGGIGHLPDLCVTVPVFSDATVVAFVQAFGHHDDIGGAVPGSMPSAATSVFEEGLMVPPIKLWDAGVPNRSALAIMTRNSRMPESLAADLDAECSACLMGAGRLGELFDRYGVAAVESCFDAIIDRTTQTYRREILGRIPVGSWVWEDYAEHDGVDEPMLHTQRITLTRTAADDPEGERLVIDFDGTGPQAKGPINHCGDYSDGVFLKKWLAPILRNLAETPERMAELDVNEGVVPLIEMRFPPPGTLLTPVFPAPTNARTFVILRLLGVLSGVLAKAVDGRMPADQETIRYTGVYGEDLDGRPYLMREVLGGGSGGRHYADGEDTIHVVPDSRNLPTEFTEARFPFVVESLSLALDSGGPGQFRGGLGYEKQIRMLKDAHFMSIADRSILSCWGVRGGRAGRPFQVTVDPGGPAEREVDALADAEPVRAGEVIRIRTTGGGGWGDALARDPALVVRDVVWRKVSAESALTDYGVVLTGSVADDTLAYDEAATATERSRRPGPADAFFDRGPGYARLSGGASAAAVDFV
- a CDS encoding carbamate kinase, with product MRIVIALGGNAMTSKDGRARVEDQQVAIAEACEHVADLVAAGHDVLLTHGNGPQVGNLLLKNELAAAEVPPVPLDWCDASTQATIGVTVMDALDAALAVRGVDKRTATLVSRTLVDVDDPGFDNPTKPIGRHLSREDAQVLIDHGQRFVEVEGKGWRRVVASPEPRECLDAPAADRLLGDGFVVVCSGGGGIPTVRRADGTLAGVEAVIDKDLTAALIAAHVTADVLVIATDVEAAVTGYGTDHARPIGEVTAAEMRRIAAEQHFPAGSMGPKVEAVTRFAERAHRPGVITSLAHIADAVEGRAGTRVVPD